From the genome of Papaver somniferum cultivar HN1 chromosome 2, ASM357369v1, whole genome shotgun sequence, one region includes:
- the LOC113353917 gene encoding uncharacterized protein LOC113353917, protein MIGQPPVKDPPSAEMISTQPRLKHLSGDKLNLSPGCSQDGRNVRSRIHVEFSETEAIIHGGEGRSKNYKLLPNTIKSPVFSLSFTPSSIDGLRFSAAGQTVSDLSDKEELEDVAMEMESAGDVRSSSENGDKENSQGSKPNEIHGALDVDTGNPGSSNTSETTQEISKLWKRRFLSFEHV, encoded by the exons ATGATTGGTCAGCCTCCGGTAAAAGAccctccttctgctgagatgatttctactcaaccAAGATTGAAGCATCTCTCTGGTGATAAGCTAAACTTATCCCCGGGATGTTCTCAG GATGGTCGTAATGTGAGATCCCGAATCCATGTAGAATTCTCAGAGACTGAAGCGATTatccatggcggagaaggcagaagcaaaaattataagttgttacccaataccataaagtccccagttttttctttg agttttactccatcaagtattgacggtcttcggttctctgctgctgggcaaacAGTTTCTGACTTGAGTGACAAAGAAGAACTC gaggatgtcgccatggaGATGGAGAGTGCTGGTGATGTTCGCTCATCCTCTGAAAACGGTGATAAAGAAAATTCCCAGGGTTCAAAACCGAATGAAATCCATGGTGCTCTTGATGTTGATACGGGAAATCCAGGGTCCTCGAACACTTcggagaccacccaa gaaatttccaagctttggaaaagaagatttttaagttttgagcacgtttag
- the LOC113351913 gene encoding uncharacterized protein LOC113351913, with product MMGFPHVRSMLHRAQVTRAIQASGDLFIFHDARGIVALRARWFIPTHTFICIWGEFTITLEDVIALLHLPVTGNLPESISAEETAISNILTAKMEEINKASDNKGCYAHWLKRWWPKDEVSDSPIDDSSVSNGFMKIECYANMMFLQALMWEHFKNYAHIPRTVLQGLNANSRHIFSENNNARMMRWSTKKPRIKARLIDVLDDESEFDFRPWVSTPPYISQLTTFNTRKSMALASGAGLSDGERSYMSSCTPGHLLSAIYGELSVM from the exons ATGATGGGTTTCCCTCACGTCAGGTCTATGCTCCATCGAGCACAAGTAACAAGGGCCATTCAAGcatctggagacttgttcatttttcatgatgcgcgaggtattgtGGCTCTACGTGCCCGTTGGTTCATTCCAacccataccttcatatgtatatggggagaatttaccatcACCTTGGAGGATGTTATTGCCTTGTTGCATCTCCCAGTCACGGGCAATCTCCCTGAAAGTATTTCAGCTGAGGAGACTGCAATTTCCAATATCTTGACAGCTAAAATGGAGGAAATTAATAAGGCATCCGACAacaaaggttgttatgctcactggttaaaacgctggtggccaaaagacgaggtttctgatagtcccatcgacg actccagtgtatcgaatggctttatgaagatcgaATGCTATGCCAACATGATGTTTcttcaagccttgatgtgggagcattttaagaattatgcacataTTCCACGTACTGTCTTGCAAGGATTGAATGCTAATTCCCGGCATATTTTCTCTGAGAATAATAATGCCAGAAtgatgcgctggtctacgaagaaACCACGGATTAAGGCAcgtctcattgatgtgttagatgatgaatctgagttcgACTTTCGCCCATGGGTGTCAACTCCTCCTTATATTTCTCAGCTGACAACTTTCAATACTAGAAAGAGTATGGCTTTAGCATCTGGTGCAGGCCTGAGTGATGGCGAGAGATCTTATATGtcgagttgcacccctggtcacttgttatcagCGATATATGGAGAactttca gttatgtag